One Oryza sativa Japonica Group chromosome 8, ASM3414082v1 DNA window includes the following coding sequences:
- the LOC4346028 gene encoding cytosolic sulfotransferase 5 yields MAEGRQLEAQSVVVPTATGDKGDDILSSLPTREGWWTTFVLYDGCWMDRQAAMSVSLVRAQFVPRDDDVLLATYPKCGTTWLKALSFAIANRHRHPVVSAGHHPLLTQSPHDLVPFIELPFRHIHPLAAALDAIPSPRLLGTHMPHHLLPPRIGCRIVYLCREPKDVVISTWHFMNKVIEGFSIDFDKAFELFVDGCSPFGPIWNHYLGYWNKHVEEPDRVLFLKYDDMMADPAGHVKKLAEFLRVPFTDDEVDAGVVEEVVRLCSFEKLSRLPVNSSVVAGRVGVDERPMKNSVFFRKGKVRDWKNYLTEEMAKKLDAAIEEKLKGSGLTL; encoded by the coding sequence ATGGCTGAAGGTCGTCAGCTCGAAGCCCAGAGCGTCGTCGTCCCTACAGCCACCGGAGACAAGGGAGACGACATCCTCTCGTCGCTTCCGACGAGGGAAGGATGGTGGACGACGTTCGTCCTCTACGACGGCTGCTGGATGGACCGGCAGGCAGCGATGAGCGTGTCGCTGGTTCGTGCCCAGTTCGTGCCacgcgacgacgacgtgctCCTCGCCACCTACCCAAAGTGCGGCACCACCTGGCTCAAGGCGCTCTCCTTCGCCATCGccaaccgccaccgccaccccgtCGTCAGTGCCGGCCACCACCCCTTGCTCACCCAAAGCCCGCATGACCTCGTGCCGTTCATCGAGCTGCCCTTCCGCCATATCCACCCGCTCGCGGCGGCCCTCGATGCGATCCCCTCCCCGAGGCTGCTGGGCACCCATATGCCGCACCATCTGCTTCCCCCGCGCATCGGTTGCCGCATCGTCTACCTGTGTCGAGAGCCCAAGGACGTCGTCATCTCCACGTGGCACTTCATGAACAAGGTAATAGAAGGATTCTCCATTGATTTCGACAAGGCCTTCGAGCTGTTTGTCGATGGGTGCTCCCCCTTCGGGCCGATCTGGAACCACTACCTAGGTTACTGGAACAAGCACGTCGAGGAGCCCGACAGAGTTCTCTTCCTCAAGTACGACGACATGATGGCCGACCCGGCCGGCCACGTCAAGAagctcgccgagttcctccgcgtCCCGTTCACCGACGATGAGGtcgacgccggcgtcgtcgaGGAGGTGGTGAGGCTGTGCAGCTTCGAGAAGCTGAGCCGCCTACCGGTGAACTCCTCTGTGGTGGCTGGTCGGGTCGGCGTCGACGAGCGGCCAATGAAGAACTCGGTGTTTTTTAGGAAGGGTAAAGTGCGGGACTGGAAGAACTACTTGACCGAAGAGATGGCCAAGAAATTAGATGCCGCTATCGAGGAGAAGCTGAAAGGATCTGGTCTCACCTTATGA